Genomic DNA from Oncorhynchus clarkii lewisi isolate Uvic-CL-2024 chromosome 5, UVic_Ocla_1.0, whole genome shotgun sequence:
TGTCTGTGGTGATTGTTACCTGGGATGTCTGTGGTGATTGTTACCTGGGATGTCTGTGGTGATTGTTACCTGGGATGTCTGTGGTGATTGTTACCTGGGATGTCTGTGGTGATTGTTACCTGGGATGTCTGTGGTGATTGTTACCTGGGATGTCTGTGGTGATTGTTACCTGGGATGTCTGTGGTGATTGTTACCTGGGATGTCTGTGGTGATTGTTACCTGGGTTGTCTGTGGTGATTGTTACCTGGGATGTCTGTGGTGATTGTCTTGCCGCCTGATGTCTCGTCGTCGTCTTCAGAGGAGCTGGTGCTGGAGTCACAGGTGAGGTCGCTGTCGCTCGTACTACTGTCCTGCAACAGGTTGTATTTCTTCCTTGCCGCCGCCTCACGCTTCTGCCTAAGCAGCCGAATACGCTCCTTGTGCTTTTGGCTCCGGTGTCCTTTGACTTTAGCCAGCCGGCCGTTGGTCTGCTTCTCGACGCCTGCTCCTCCCACCACAGCGGGCTGGCAGCGGTTTTTCTTGGCTGCCATTGTGTTGGTTGACATCTCGCTTTCAGAACGTAAACGACGGGACTTTCGCCCACTTGATGCAGATGTTTGACCCCCCGCTGCAAGTCTGGTGTCGGCCCCGGGCTCTGTGGAGCCCCCCTCCACTGTCGTACGTGAGGCGGATCCCTCCTCACCAGAGGAGAGTGTGTCCGAGTCGGCCAGGTGGCCGCTGGAGGAGGGCGAGAGCATGCAGGGGTTGGAGGAGTCACTCTCGTAGGCACGGCCCGAGGTGGGCTTGTCGCTGCCGGTGGAGGCGTGCGGAGACTCAGGGGAGTTCCTTCTCAGCTCCATCATGAGGCAGGGCATGGAGAGAAGGCTAGGCTCACCCTCAGTCTGCAGGGggctgtcctccttttctcctgGAGGAGAGCTGGTGGTCTCTGTTTTAAGGGGCTCCTCCTGCTCCCCCCTGACAGCAGCAGCTGACCCCCCCTGCACAGGACGCTCTGGGAAGATCTCAGCATTGACAAACTCCTCTGTCTTCTCAGTGTCTGCCATCTTCCTTCTAGTTGAGCGTAGGGCCCCGTGGTCTGACTGATTTAAACAGGTGGGCCAGGACAGGAACTCACCTGGAACAACAATATACGATATCACAGAGACTTAACTTTGGGTCAAAAAGACCTACTCTTGCACCCACTATAATATTGATATATCTTTAAGACTAAACACATTAGAAATGAATCATCCTCTTGCAGGATCTTTAAAATTACGCAGCACAACAGACCAATTTATGAAAGGTATAactcagtgtttcccaactctggtcctcAAGTACCTCCAACAACACACATTTGTCTTGTAGCCCTAAACaaacatacctgattcaacttattgagggcctgatgattagttgacaagttgaatcaggcaTGTTTGACAGGgtaaacaataaaaatgtgtacCTTTTGGAGGTAGATGAGGACAGGAGATGGGAACCACTGAAAACGTTTCAATGAAGTACCAGTAGCCTACAACAGTAGCAAAAGGCAATTTAGCACTAATTAATCTGGCTGCATTTACAGCTGTAGTGGGGTgtgtttacattttagtaatttggCATACGTTCTTGTGCAGAGCGACTTACTGGACCAAAACTCTTAACCGCCACGTTATCTGCCACTCAAAAACCAATAATGAATCAAAAGGGTAACATGGGTTTTTggtagcattctcacataaggaAGGTTATCACCTTGATGCTGGCAACATATATTCTACTGGTTTAGCTTTGAACCCCCACATGTGGTCAGCTTACAAATATCAGCTGGTTCCAAACATATGTTACCATCGTGTGGAATGTTGGTCACATACCTGTAGAGAGAAGACACCTACAAATAGTGAGCCTCTTCTTTCAAACTGTATAATGAACTCTTCATTGCTCATATTCACAGCATTCCACCAAAATACACCTAAACTTAAGATAGATGGGGCCCAGCTGGTAGACTGTCGTTGAATATATTACCCAAAGTTGTGCTATGGTGCTTTCAAGAAAACTGGGAACTTGGGGGGGAAACAGTCTTATCATGACGTCAGAGAtattcaggtcggagctctagaaagatgccagagttcacgacttggaattccgagttggatgaccgttcaaaaagtTCCCAGTTGGAGCTGGTTTTTGTCCGAATTCCCAGTTAATTTCAATGCACTGAAGTAGGATATTTCAGAGTACCACAGTTGTTATGAACGCAGCATTACAACagtagttatgtggctatatatAATGGTGTCATAACACCACTGTGTGGGCAACAACGAAACTCAAGTCCGGGGTTCTTTGCGCCACACCTTCCAGTAGCCCAGGAAAAGAGCAAGCTCAGACAGAGCCTCATCTATCAAGTATGAATAACATCACTGACCGTTTTaacacaaaaaaaaacgaaatgtTGACCTACGTAGCTACCTGGATTGCTAGCTCGACAACATAACAAACAATTAAACGCCACTATCAACTGGCTGGCTAGCAAGCAAAACATATGAAGCTAACGTCAACTACGCTAAACATAAACCAGTATCGCGGAAGCTGGCTTCCTTCATCCTTTACTAGTGTTAGCTATCTAGCTTGATGGTAGCTTACCCGTctggctaggtagctagctaacagggaAATTATTTAGGCAATCTATGGTGAGGGCTTCGTTGGCTATCGAGCTATGACTAGCGACGTTAGCTAGTTTACTAAGCAAGTTTCACATAAAACGAGTTGGAGTTGCTAGGGGGATTTCTAAACATAGTCCACCACCCATGCATGTATTTGTGATACCGCTAGCACGAACTCGATAggcagctagttagctacctaAAATGGAAGCGACGTATGCTAACGACGATTCCATTTTAACCCAGCCcagcagctagccagccagttcGCACGGACGGCGTAGCAAATTTGCTAGCTAAACTAACTTACTTGTGTATTACGTTATACGCTTGTTTCTTCAGTGTCCGACTTCTGTGACATCTTCATTAATTTGAACGTATCACGCATGCGAGACATACAACTAATAAAGTAAATGTGGCTTGTAAAGTGAACCTTGGTCCACTAACGGATGCCAGCTAGCTACTTATTTCAAAATGTCCCCATCAGCCGTTGTTCACATACAAATGTGTGCGTCACTTCCATGCGTGAGTGACATAGAAAAATAATTAGCGCCTCCGTGAGTCTTGGGAGAGGTATGCCACGTTtaggacaactgggaactcggaaaataAACGAACTTTACTGGTAAAAATCGTTTAACGGTCACTCCGAATTCAAAATCGGAAACTCAGGCATCTTTCTAAAGCTCCGACTCGAAAATCACGTATGACATTATTAGAACTAGTTTTTATaaaattttccgacaagatagaactgccaaagg
This window encodes:
- the LOC139408458 gene encoding protein ARK2N-like isoform X2, which gives rise to MADTEKTEEFVNAEIFPERPVQGGSAAAVRGEQEEPLKTETTSSPPGEKEDSPLQTEGEPSLLSMPCLMMELRRNSPESPHASTGSDKPTSGRAYESDSSNPCMLSPSSSGHLADSDTLSSGEEGSASRTTVEGGSTEPGADTRLAAGGQTSASSGRKSRRLRSESEMSTNTMAAKKNRCQPAVVGGAGVEKQTNGRLAKVKGHRSQKHKERIRLLRQKREAAARKKYNLLQDSSTSDSDLTCDSSTSSSEDDDETSGGKTITTDIPAAEGSGVSAQMQGLLDGGGSWDRNSIGSVLEEAMTRFAVMQRQTEERFRVWMEKLTRLDSDDSVDSSIHSSDAPGRHHRHRHRAPRPSSSFLPSSESQETMAAYMLARENANVTMSSMAPDPLNNNILPDVVPVATQNGNLDVPDPGLLNV
- the LOC139408458 gene encoding protein ARK2N-like isoform X1, which produces MADTEKTEEFVNAEIFPERPVQGGSAAAVRGEQEEPLKTETTSSPPGEKEDSPLQTEGEPSLLSMPCLMMELRRNSPESPHASTGSDKPTSGRAYESDSSNPCMLSPSSSGHLADSDTLSSGEEGSASRTTVEGGSTEPGADTRLAAGGQTSASSGRKSRRLRSESEMSTNTMAAKKNRCQPAVVGGAGVEKQTNGRLAKVKGHRSQKHKERIRLLRQKREAAARKKYNLLQDSSTSDSDLTCDSSTSSSEDDDETSGGKTITTDIPDGTPVVCHYDISDTDSNQENLSVTAERVRRTTVITHERLKTHRDQAMAANSGAVRVQHLCSLSAGHMEAELAHREPPQHKGHINIPSSDSEVEIVGVQENTRCAHPRGGVIQSLSSAWKPNSLEQLNNSTRQSSQLWTTVSPQPNWVSPPEVVDLTLDEDTRHRYLL
- the LOC139408458 gene encoding protein ARK2N-like isoform X3; this translates as MADTEKTEEFVNAEIFPERPVQGGSAAAVRGEQEEPLKTETTSSPPGEKEDSPLQTEGEPSLLSMPCLMMELRRNSPESPHASTGSDKPTSGRAYESDSSNPCMLSPSSSGHLADSDTLSSGEEGSASRTTVEGGSTEPGADTRLAAGGQTSASSGRKSRRLRSESEMSTNTMAAKKNRCQPAVVGGAGVEKQTNGRLAKVKGHRSQKHKERIRLLRQKREAAARKKYNLLQDSSTSDSDLTCDSSTSSSEDDDETSGGKTITTDIPGHMEAELAHREPPQHKGHINIPSSDSEVEIVGVQENTRCAHPRGGVIQSLSSAWKPNSLEQLNNSTRQSSQLWTTVSPQPNWVSPPEVVDLTLDEDTRHRYLL